One Peromyscus eremicus chromosome 17, PerEre_H2_v1, whole genome shotgun sequence genomic window, GGTCTTCAACGTCGCATCCGTGGACTTAACCACACCGGCCATGGACTTGGTCACTTTGCCCATGGTCACCGCGGTCTGGACTCGGGCAGCCACCGCATCCACCCGCGCGCTCATTCTCAAGAAATTGACCGCTTGGTTCTTCTGGCGGATGGCGTTTTCAGCGTGTATCCTCGCAACTTCCATGTTGCCCTTCTGAATGGCCTTTTTAATTTTGGCCTTTTCGGCCTTTTCCTCCTTGTCGCATTTTCTGGCACTCCTGTTCAGTTCTTTGGCCGCGAACTTCAGGCTGAACAGGTGTTTCTCCATGCTGGACAAGGTTGTGCGGCTTCTGTGAGTGGGCCGGGGCGAAGCAGCAGAGACACCAGCTCAGGGAGGTCTGCTCCCtgccctggtttgtttgtttgtttgtttgcttgctttaagTGTCTGTAGTTAAACAAACTCAGAACAGAAGATAAACCAAGTCCGGTGGTGCttacgcacgcctttaatcccagcacatgggaggcagagccaggcagatctctgtgagttcaaggccagcctggtctacagagcgagattcaggataggcaccaaaactcctgtcttgaaaaacaaaaacaaaacaaaacaaaaaagataaaccaTGGGGATTTCAATATACTGAGACAGTAAGAAAACCTTTGAGATTACTATATTTTTCAACGTGACAATTTCTCCCTAATTTCCAGATGTACCCACTCCACTCCAAGaacaggtttgttttgttttgttttgttgttttgtttgtttgtttgtttttttgtttttcaagacaggtttctctctgttgttttggtgcctgtcctggatctcaccctgtagaccaggctggcctccaactcgcagacatcggcctgcctctgcctctgcctccagagtgctgggattaaaggtgagcaccaccaccgcctagcaaGAACAGCTTCTTTTTTGAGATTGTTAACAAAATCACAtcattctcccttccctttcctccctccaaactctctcacATACCCCTCCTTACTCTCTTTTGGACATGCCcaagtggatgggggaaagcctggaaggtctcaaccctacacaaagcacagcttatttttaaacacacacacaaccactccACAATGCTGGGAGGTAAGAACGATCCTTTTCTAAAAGGTCAAAGAAGACGTCTTTCAAAACAGATCATTATCAACACAGCTGACTATAAACTGTAGACTATGATTGTTGTTGATCAGCTTCTCCTGTGGGTACATGAAACAAGTTATGTGCTTGTGGGAGAACAGGGTGGGTCAGTCCTAGGGACAGTTTGGGAAAGAAAGGCTAAAGAGAGAGATTGTGAACCGCAGAGATAACACAACAGAGACCTGGCAAGGTTGGTAATGAGCGAAATCTCACTGAATTCAGAAAGCAGGAGGCTCTGGAGAAAACATTCAGTGTAAGAGTATAGtagagaggccgggcggtggtggcgcacgcctttaatcccagcactcgggaggcagagccaggcggatctctgtgagttcgaggccagcctgggctactaagtgagttccaggaaaggcgcaaagctacacagagaaaccctgtctcggaaaaccaaaaaaaagaaagaaagaaagaaagaaagaaagaaagaaagaaagaaagaaagaaagaaaagagtataGCAGAGAGAAATTACAGAAACTAAATAAACCGCTAGAATATGCTCCTGGATCAGGAGACCCTGTAAAGATTAATAAGAAATATAAAGGATCTAGAGTAAGCAAGATAACTGTGAAATAGTACCAAGTTGGAACACGAATAGTATCTGTTTTTAAGAGTTAAAAAACCATGATCATCAAGACAATGTGACATAAAGACAAACAATGGAAAGCAACAGATTTCAGAAACAACAGTTTACAAAAACAACTGTTCAACAAACAGTCATGGTAACTGAATTTCCACATGAAAAATGCTACCGTTGATCTTTCCCTCAACTTTATACAAAACAAAGCCCAACAACCTCAAGATGAAACATACAcctaatataaaaaagaaaactacaaaacagaagaaaatgcagGGGAAGAAAACGCTGTTTGGTAAagattccttttaaaaaatacattttatttgtatgggtactttggttgtttgtttttggttttttttaatattttcattattatttatttatgtgtatatatctgtacatgtgcatgtacctgAGGTTAGGGccataccctggagctggagttataagcagttgtaagctg contains:
- the LOC131894649 gene encoding charged multivesicular body protein 1b-like, with product MEKHLFSLKFAAKELNRSARKCDKEEKAEKAKIKKAIQKGNMEVARIHAENAIRQKNQAVNFLRMSARVDAVAARVQTAVTMGKVTKSMAGVVKSTDATLKTMDLEKISALMDKFEHQFETLDVQTQQMEDTMSSTTTLSTPQNQVDMLLQEMADEAGLDLGMQLPQGQTGSVGRSVASGEQDELSQRLARLRDQV